DNA from Amycolatopsis sp. DSM 110486:
TCGGACCGCGGCCCCGGCACTTGCGACGTCTTCGATCGGGCTCCGTAGCCGACACCGCTTCCCCGGCACGTGCGCCAGTGTCGGCGGTGATCTCCCGCGCCACGCGCCGGGCGGCTTCTTCGACGGCGCCATCGAAGAAGCCGGCCCGGAAGTCGGCGAGACAGCGCGAGCAGCTGGCTACGACGATCGTCGTAGGGCACCGTCGAACTGGATTCTGGTGCTGAGCTGGAGCAGGTCGAACGCGAGGATCCGGGCCCGGCAGGTCGTCGACGAGGCGGTAGCTGATCTTCCGCTGCGGGAACCTGACGCTTTCCTGGCCGCTCCAGTCCGTCCGTTCGGAAGTCTCGTTGGTTCGAGAAATGATCGGCACCACGGCCGACCCGCTGGTCGGCCCCTGCGCTCGGCGGCGATTCGGTGGAGCTCTCACGCCGTGGTGAAGTGAAACGCGGTCAGGTCCTGCCCCACCTTGGCCTCGGCTACCGATTGGTAACCGACGTTGGCCTGGGCACCTTCAAAGTGCGCCCCTGCCGGTGCGCTGGCGGTGTTGCGAGCCTTCGGAGAGCCGAGTCTGCCGCTCCTGGACGTTGGGCCTCGCACACCAGGCGCGGTGGCCGGTACCGTGCTGATGGTGCCGACGTGGCGTTTACGGGATTTCCACGACGACGATCTGGACCGCGCCATCCAGCTCTGGGATCAGGACCGGCAGGCGGACGATTCGCCTCCGGTGTTTCCGATTTCGGAGGTCATGGCTGCGACCCGGACCGGCGTTGTCGTGGTGGCGGTGGTGGGCGATGACCTGGTGGGGATGGCGGTCGCCCAGGCACAGGGGGAGCGGGCCTGGATCACGGGGGTGTCGCTCGAGCGGCGGTGGCGCAACCGGGGGATCGGCAGCTCCTTGATCGGCGAGCTCGAGCGGCGGCTGAGGGAGCACGGAATCCGCCGGATCAGTGCGCTGCTCCCGCCCGGCGCGACGGGAACCGTGGCCCTGGAAAACTCCGGCTATCCGGCTCGCCCCGGGTTGATCTTCTACGAAAAGGTCGAGCATCTCGGGGCCAGCGACGCGGGCCTGCTCGCGGAGCTCGGCGGGCGGGTTCTGCCGCGTGGACTGTGGACCGATCTCGCAGGGATGGAGCGGGAGAAGGAAACCATCGAGCGGCGGATCGTGCTGCCGCTGGCCAAGCCCGTGCTGGCGGACCGGTACGGCGTCGTGCAGCCGAAGGCGGTCATCCTCTTCGGCCCGCCGGGCACGGGCAAGACCAGCTTCGCCAAAGCGGTCGCCTCCCGGCTGGAATGGCCGTTCGTGGAGCTGTTCCCCTCCAGGCTCGCGTCGTCGGGAGCCGGAGGCTTGGCTACTTCGCTACGGGACACGTTCGCCGACCTGGCCGACCTCGAGGCCGTTGTGCTGTTCATCGACGAAGTCGAGGAGATCGCCGGCGTCCGGTCCGGGCTGGCCGTCGATCCTGGCCACGGAGTCACCAACGAGCTGCTCAAACTGATCCCGGGCTTCCGCGACCACGACGACCGCCTGCTGATCTGCGCCACCAACTCCGTCCGCTCTCTCGATCCGGCGTTCCTGCGCCCGGGCCGGTTCGACTACGTTCTTCCGGTCGGTCCCCCGGACCCGGCGGCCCGGGCGGCGATCTGGCGGCGGTACCTCGGCCCCGCTGCCGGCGGTGTCGAGCTGGAGCGGCTCGTGGCGGCGAGCGAGATGTTCACCCCCGCCGACATCGAGTTCGCCGCTCGCAAAGGTGCCCAGGCCGCGTTCGAACGTGATGTCGTCCACGGCCGCGGCGCCCCCGCCGGCACCGAGGATTACCTCGCCGCCGTCGCCGACACCCGGCCCACCCTCACCGAACAGGCCCTGACCGAGTTCCGGGAAGACATCGCCCGGTACGTGCGGATGTGATCGGCGCACGCGTCGGCCGTCGCCGTCTCGAACTCGGCCGCACCACGAGGTTCGCCCGCGCGCCGGGACACCTCGCTGAGCGGCGTCGGCTGTGCTCACCAGCTCAGTTCCCGGTTGACCACGGGCAGCGTGACAGCGACGACCCGACGCTGCCAGGCGCTGCGCGACTCCCGCGATGCCTGATGCCAGTCAGCGAACGTCGGCCGGGATCGTCCTTGTCATTCGGCCGGAAGATTGACCGGATAGATTGACCGGCATGACTTCCACCGGCGACAAGGCCACGCTGCTGCAGGAGCTGCACGCGGCCCCGGAACTGCTGCTCGTCGTCAACGTCTGGGACGCGATCACCGCCAAGGTTGTCGCCGAGACGCCCGGGACCAAGGCACTGGCCACACCCAGCCACGGGATCGCGGCTTCCCGCGGCTACCCCGACGGCGAGAAAATCCCGCGCGACGAGATGATCGCCGAGGTCGCCCTGATCGTGCGCGTCGCGGGTGACCTGCCGGTGACCGCCGACCTCGAGGCCGGCTACGGCGACCCGGGCGGCACGGTGGCGCGGGCGATCGACGTCGGCGCCGTCGGCTGCAACCTCGAGGACCAGATGAAGCCGCTGGCCGACTCAGTGAAGGCTGTCGAGGCCGCCGTGGCCGCCGCCCAGAACTCGGGTGTCGACTTCGTGCTCAACGCCCGCACTGACGCGTTCCTCAAGGCCGGCGACCGCGACCCCGACGAGGTGCTCGCCGACGCCATCGCCCGCGGCCGCGCCTACCTGGCGGCAGGTGCGTCGAACTTCTTCGTGCCCGGTCTGCTCGACGAGGACCAGGTGGCCCGCCTGGTCGACGCACTCGGCGAGCGCAAGGTCAACCTGATCGGCATCCCCGGCTCGATCCCGTTGGCGCGTGCGCAGGAACTGGGCGTCTCACGGGTGTCCTACGGTCCGTGGAGCCAGAATGTGGCGCTCACCGCCCTCGCGAAGCTCGCCGAGGACGTATACGCGGGCGGCGGCCTGCCCTCGGACACGCGCAAACTGAACTGACCCCACCTCCGGCCCCGGCAGGCCGAACGCTGCGAGGGCCGGACTCGTTCACCGCGTCATGTGGCGATCTCGACCACCCGCCGCCCCGACGCCGACCGGACCCGGCGACCGCGAAGCACGTTGCTTCTAACGTGTTTCGCGGGCGCCCACCCGAACCGCAGCTGTTCTGAGCGATCAGCCACGCGCACGGCGGGCCGGGCCGCGTTCATGACCGACATGACCGCTGCGTTGACGTCGGCCGGGCTCGACTCCGCACCATCCACACAGAGCTGTTCGGCGCGCTCGACGCCATCAACCCCGGGCTCGTCGGGCCGATCACCCGGCCGCCGCACCCGCCGGCCGGGCCGCCCGGCACCGGGCCGGGCGTCACGTTCGCCCGCAGTGGCATTTCGGCACCGTTCCCAGGCGGCACGCTGCTGGAACTCGCCGACGCGTGCGACGTGCCCGCACGCTGGAGCTTGCTGCACCGGCGCGTGCCAGACGTGCGGCACGCCGGTCCTGTCGGGCTCCGTCGGCTACGCGCAGTTGCCGCTGGAGTCGCCGGCAGCAGGCCAGGCGCTGCTCTGCTGCTCCACCCCGCGCACCGACCTTCGATAAACAAGCGCGTCGGAGTCGGCACCCTCTCGGCCGGCGATGTCGGCAAAGCACTGGAGTGGGACCTAGACGATGCTCGCGAAATCCGCTCGGTCGGCTGATGACCGCTCGTTGACAACGCGCTCGCGTCCGTGTTGAGACAGCGCCCGGTTGTGAACGTGGAACTTGGTCGACCGGGCGTGCACGCGGTGCCGGAGTTATGTTTGAGGCTCCGATGAGGTCGCCGCGGGGTCTGTCCGATCAGGCCGGCGGGGGCGGCGACGGAGCGGGTAGCGGTGGTGCGAGATGCTGCGGGACCGGCACAGGGAGCGGGTTGAATTCGACCGGCTGGTCGACGCCGTGCGGGCGGGCCAGAGCCGGGTCCTGGTGGTGCGTGGCGAGCCCGGCGTGGGCAAGACGGCCTTGCTGGAGTACGCCGCCGAGGTCGCCCGGGGGTGTCGGGTGATGCGCGCGGCCGGGGCTCAGGCCGAGGCGGAGCTGGCCTTCGCGGGGCTGCATCAGGTGTGCGCGCCGATGCTGGCTGGGCTGGCTCGATTGCCGGGGCCGCAGCGGGTCGCGCTGGAAACGGTTCTGGGGATGGGGAGGAGCGACAGGCAGCCGGATCGGTTCCTGGTCGGGTTGGCCGTGTTGAGCCTGCTGGCGGAGGCCGCCCACGAGCGGCCGCTGGTGTGCCTGGTGGACGACACGCAGTGGCTGGATCAGGCGTCGGTGCAGGCTCTGGTGTTCGTGGCGCGGCGGTTGTCGGCGGAGTCCGTCGGCATGGTCTTCGCCGTGCGGGAGCCGCAGGAGACCGGGGAGCTGGCGCGGCTTCCGGACCTGGTTGTCGGTGGTCTTCCCGCCGAGGAGGCGCGGGAGTTGCTGAGCTCAGCGCTGGGACCGCTGGACCCGGAGGTGCGGGACCGCGTCGTGGCCGAGACGCGGGGGAATCCGTTGGCGCTGTTGGAACTCCCGCGCGGGCTGAGCCCGGCCGAGCTGGCGGGTGGGTTCGGGCTGCCGAGCATCGAGGGGCTGCCGAACCGGATCGAGGAGAGTTTTCACCGGCGATTGGCGCCGCTGCCGGCCGAGACGCGGTTGCTGCTGCTGGTCGCGGCCGCCGAGCAGAGCGGCGAACCGGTGCTGCTGTGGCGCGCGGCCCAGCGGCTCGGCATCAGGATCACGGCAGCGGCACCGGCGAAGGAGACCGGCCTGGTCAGCTTCGATCCACAAGCGTGGTTCCGGCATCCGCTGGTGCGCTCGGCCGTCTACCGCGCCGCATCTTCCGAAGATCGGCGCCGCGTACACGCCGCGCTGGGCGCGGTCACCGACGCGGAGCAGGATCCGGATCGACGGGCGTGGCACCGCGCCCACGCGGCCGCGGGGCCGGACGAGATGGTCGCGGCCGAGCTGGAAAACTCGGCCGGGCGGGCGCAGGCGCGCGGGGGTGTGGCCGCGGCTGCCGCGTTTCTCGAGCGGGCCACTCGCCTGACTCCCGACCCCGTCCAGCGGGCCGAGCGAGCGCTCGGCGCCGCGCAGGCCAAGCAGCAGGCCGGCGCGCCGGACGCGGCGCTGGAACTGCTGGCCACTGTCGAGGCGGGTCCGCCCGACGAATTCCGCCGTGCTCGCTGCGAGCTGCTACGCGCCCAGATCGCGTTGGTCACCAGGCGCGGCCGCGACACCCCGCGGCTGCTGCTCGAGGCCGCCACTCGGCTCGCGCCACTCGACGCGCGCCTGTCGCGCGACACCTTCCTCGGGGCACTGGAGGCGGCGGCTTTCGCCGGCCCGCTGGCGAGCGGCGGGGGAATCCGGGAGGTCGCGGAAGCCGCGCGGGCTGCGCCCCCGGCCCCGGAGCCGCCGCGCCCGCTCGATCTGCTGCTCGACGGTCTGATCCTGCAGATCACGGAGGGATACGCGGCCGCCGTGGCGCCGCTGAAGCGAGCGCTCGCGGCGTTCCGCAGCCCCGACCTCGCCCCGGAGGACGCCCTTCGCTGGACGTGGTTCGCGCTGGTCACCGCCCGCAATCTGTGGGATGACGAGACATTCGACGTCCTCACGCGCCGCCACGTCGAGATCGCCCGAGACACCGGCACGCTCGCCGCGCTCCCCCTCGCCCTCCAAACGCGCGTGTCCGCGCAGGTGGTCGACGGCGAGCTGACCGAGGTCGCGCCGCTGCTCGAAGAGAGCGCAGCGGCCGCGGAGGCGACCGGAATCGAGCTCCCGCCCTACGGCGGCCTGCTGCTCAGGGCCTGGCAAGGGCGGGAAACCGAGTTCCACGACCTGAGCGAACCGGTCGTCGCGGGCGCGGCCGCGCGGGGCGAGGGCATCGCGCTGGCCGCGACGGCGTGGACGAGCGTGGTGTTGTACCTGGGGCTGGCCCGCTACGACGACGCGCTCGGGGCAGCCCAGCGCCTCATCGAGTCGGACAACCCGGGCCAGCGGTTCGTTTCCCAATGGGGTGCGGCAGAGCTGATCGAGGCGGCCGTCCGGACCGGAACGCGAGACGCCGGTGCCGAGACATGGGCCTGGTTCTCACCCCTGTTGCGGGCCGCCGGCACCGACTGGGCGCTGGGCGTCGAGGCTCGTTCTCGCGCGCTGCTGGCCGACGGGCCGGGCGCAGAGCACGCCTACCGCGACGCCATCGAACATCTCGGCCGCACCCGCGTCCGGCCCGAACTGGCCCGAGCGCACCTGCTGTACGGCGAATGGCTTCACCACGAACGCCGCCGCGGCGACGCCCGCGACCAGCTGCGCACCGCGCACGACCTGTTCACCACCATGGGCATGGCCGGCTTCGCCGAACGCGCCGCCCGCGCACTCCACACCACCGGGGCGACCGTCCGCACCCACCGCACCGAGACCGACACCACCCTGACCGCGCAGGAAACCCAGATCGCCCGCCTCGTCCAGGACGGCCACACCAACCCCGAAATCGCCGAACGGCTGTTCCTCAGCCCCCGCACCGTCGAAAGCCACCTCACGCGCATCTACGACAAGCTCAGGTCACCGCCGCCGTCTCCTCCAGTGCCGCCGTCACCACCCTTGCCGCCGGCGACGTGACTGCCGCGGGCCGGATCGGCGGATTCCGGCTCCACCATCGTTCGCCGCCGTTCTGGCCTCTGGCACCTGTGCCACCGCTCGCCGCGCAGGTGCAGCCGAACCCGTTGTGGCCAAGGAGTTCTGCGACGTATTCGCGTTGGATGTTGCGCCAGAGCGAGAAGTCTGCGGCGACGGCGGCAGGCAGGACGCTGCAGAGCGCCGCGGATGTTGACGGTGCCGACGGCTCCCATCAACGGTCGGAGACCGTTGCTGCAAGGCCCTGCGACGAGAGCGGGCGCTATTCGCCGACACCGGTCTCAAACTGGAGATTTTCGGGCTCAACGTCAGCTCGGCCGGCGCGATCAGCCAATCGCCTGATCGCCACGAGATCAGCTGGGCGCAGAACGTCGAGCTGGTCCGCGCGGCTGAGGCCGCCGGGTTCGAATCCGCCGCGACCCCGCGGCTGCGCGCGAGAAGAGTCAGGAACTACGCAGCCTGGCCGCGCGGGAGAACCGAGCGATCCGGGTGTGGATGTCCGCCAGCGTCATCCTCGGCGAATCGGACACCGACGCCGCCCGCATCCGCGACGACTACGAGACCCGCCACCGCGACGACTAAGCCATCCGCAACTGTCTCGACTGGACCATGGGCGGCGCGCACCTGCCCCCGGACCGACGGCGGCACCTGGAACGCACCCTGGCTTCGACCGCCGGCAGCCACAGCCTCATCGGCGGCACCTGGTGTCCGAGCTCGCGGGGCATGGCCACGGCCCCGACGAGTCCACCGTCTGGCGTGAGGATCCGTCGGGTCGGCTCATCGACGGCGGCGAGCAGCCGACATTCGCTGCGGTAGAAGGAACACCGCTGTTCGAGGGCCGAGGTCACATGGTGATCTGCGGTGCGGGTGGCCGACGGTGTCACGAGGATCCGTCTCCATGGGCTGGGGGACGTATCGGGCAGCGTGCACCGGTCTGCAGGGCTGCGGTAGGCGGAGGTGTGCGGACCGAGAGCCCGCGAGTTTCGCTGCGGGTCGAGAGGTTCGATCGCCGCTTCGGTGACGTTGGTCCTTCGCCGCGATGCCTTGTGGCCGGCGCGCCGAACCCGGTGCCGGCGGTTAGCTGAGGAGTCGGGCCAGTCGACACCTTCAGGAGAAGCCGTGACCAGCGAAGCCGATCCGGCACCCGGACCGCGGGGCGGTGCCTGGACGGGCGCCGAGGTGGAGGTACTCGGCCGCGCGGTGCTGCGCGCGCCGTCAGTGCACAACACCCAGCCCTGGACGGTCGAGCCGGTCGGGCGAGCGGTCGTGCTGCGCGAGCGGACGGATGTCGCGTTGCCGCGGCACGATCCCGATCGGCGCGACCTGGTGATGTCGTGTGGGGCTGCACTGGCGAACCTCGAGCTGGCGGTGCGGGTGCTCGGCCGGCGAGCGGACGTCACGATCCTGCCCGACACGGCCCATCCGGAAGTGGTGGCGCGCATCGATGCGACAGTCCCGGCGCAGCCGTCGGACGCGGACCTGAGGCGGTTTTCCGCGACCACGACCCGGCGCAGTCAGCGGGCGCGGTTCACCGGAACGCCCGTGGGGCGGAGGCTGGCCGAGCAGGTGGCGCGGGCCGCGGTGACGACCGGAGCCCAGGCGGTGCCGCTGCCCGACGCCGGTGAGCTGGCGGCGTTGTTCGACCACGCTGCGCGCGCGATCCGTGACGACGGCGCGTATCAACGTGAGATCGCCTTGTGGACGATTCGCGACGAAGCGAGTCACCGCCACGGAGCGGGGCTCGGCCGCACCGTGGTTCCGGGCGGCGAGTTCCCGTGGGCGGGGCTGGTCCGACGCACCACCGACCTACCGGAGCTGCCCGTCTTGCGATCCAGGCTGGCGGGCGAGACGTTCCTGCTCTTCCTGACCACCGATGACGGCCGCGCCGATCACGTCCACGCCGGCTACGCGCTGGAGCAGTGCTGGCTCGAGGCGATCGCTCGCGGGCTGGCGGTGGCGGTGCTGACACAGCCCCTGCACGTGCCGGAGGTGCGATCGGCACTGTGCGAGGACCGCGGCTTGCCCGGTTTCCCGCAGGCGTTGATGCGGCTGGGCCGTACGTCGCGCATCGCGCCGCCGAGCGTCCGCAGGGGCCTGGGTGAAGTCTTGATCGGGCAGCGGGGGAGCGAGTCGTGATCGATCACATGGTCGTGGGTGTCGACGGCAGCGAACCGGCCGCGGTTGCTGCTCGCTGGGCTGCGCGGGAAGCCGCGTGGTGGCACACGTCGCTGACTGTGCTCACCGTGTGTGGGGTCGACGGTCCGTCCGTCGGTGGCGCCGAGTGGCGTGCGGCCAAGGAGGCGCTCGTGCTGGAGGTTGCGCGGACGACGCGTGACGAGCTGGCGGTGGCCGAGCCCGGTGTGTCGATCACCACCGAGGCGAGCGGCGCCGGCGTCGAGGCCGCTTTGCGGCAGGCCTCCCAGAGCGCGCTGTTGCTGGTGCTGGGCCCGCCCACCGGAACACTGTCCGGTTTGCTGGCGGGTTCACCTGACGCAGACCTCATCGCCCGCGCCGGCTGTCCGGTGGCGATCGTCCGCGGCAGTGGCGCCACACGGGTGGACGGGCCGGTCATCGTCGGCGTGGACGGCAGCCCGACGAGCGACGCCGCGATCGGATGGGCGTTCGAGGAGGCGTCGCGGCGACACACCCGGCTGGTGGCCTTGCACGCGTGGCAGGACAGCTGCAGCGGCCGGCCGTTCGGGGAAAGCCACGCGACCCCACTGATCGACGTCGGCGAAGCGGAAGAGCGCGCGCTCGCTCAGCGGCTGGCCGGTCGGCGCGAACGCTTTCCGGACGTCGACGTCGAGCTCGTTGTGGAGCGGGACCGGCCGAGCGACCGGCTGATCGAATACGGCAAGGACGCGGCCGTCGTGATCGTGGGCAGCCGCGGGCGAGGCGGCTTCACGGGCATGGTGCTCGGTTCCACCACCCACGCGTTGCTGCACCACGCCGACTGCCCCGTGCTGGTGGTCAGCAGGGAGCGGAACGGACAAACCTCGACAGGGGAGGAACGATGAACACGAGCACGACACCCGTCGCAGCGGTGATGACGCCCAGTCCGGTGTGCGCGCGGCTGGACACCCCGGTCAAGGAGATCGCGGACGTCCTGGTCCGCCGCGGGATCAGCGCGGTGGCCGTGGTCGATCGCCAAGGTGCGATCGCCGGTGTGGTGTCCGAACGGGACTTGCTGCCGCTGCTGCGCTCGGATCGCCGTCGCGGCTGGTGGCGCCGCAACGCGTGGCCGCCGCGAACGGCGCGGGACGTGATGACGAGCCCGGCGTTGACCGTGGCTGCCGGTGCGCCGGTTGCCGACGTCGCGGCGCGGCTGGCCGAATCGGGGCTGCGACGGCTCTTCGTTGTCGCCGCCGGGCGGCCGGTGGGTGTTGTCGCGCGGCGCGACCTCGTCGGGTTGATCTCGCGCTCGGACTCCGAGATCGCCCGCGAGGTGACGGTCCTGCTGAGAAAGTCCCTGCGGATCGGGCCGGATCGTGCGCGGGTGATGGTCCACTCCGGTGTGGTGACGGTGGCGGGCCGGGTCGAGCAGCGCAGCGAGATCGCGTCCGTGACCAGTCGCATCGAAGCGGTGTCCGGGGTGGTCGAGGTGTGCAACGGCCTCGACTTCGTGTGGGACGACGTGACCCGATGACCGGAAAGCACCCCGCGGCGCGGCTGTCGCGCGCGGTTTACGAGAAGGAGCTCGCCCGGCTGCAGATCGAGCTGGTGAAGTTGCAGGAGTGGGTGCGCGCAGAGGGCGCGCGGCTCGTCGTGGTGTTCGAGGGCCGTGACGCGGCGGGGAAGGGCAGCACGATCAAGCGGCTGACCGAGCACCTCAACCCCCGGGTGGCGCGGGTCGAGGCGTTGCCGAAGCCGACCGAGCGGGAGCGCACGCAGTGGTACTTCCAGCGGTACGTGGAATTGTTGCCCGCCGCCGGTGAGATCGTGCTGTTCGACCGCAGCTGGTACAACCGCGCGGGCGTGGAGCGGGTGCTGGGGTTCTGCACACCCGACGAGTACCACCGGTTCTTGCAGCAGTGCCCGATTTTCGAGCGTCTGCTCGTGGGCGACGGCATCCTGTTGCACAAGTACTGGTTCTCGGTGAGCCGCGACGAGCAGGAGCGCCGGTTCCGGGCGCGGATCGACGACCCGCTCCGGCGCTGGAAGCTGTCCACGACGGACCTGGAATCGGTGTCGCGATGGGAGGACTACTCCCGGGCGAAGGACGACATGTTCGTGCACACCGACATCCCCGAAGCACCGTGGTACGTGGTCGACAGCGACCAGAAGCGCCGTGGGCGGATCAACATGATCGCGCACCTGCTCGCCGGCGTCCCCTATCGCGAGATCCCCCGCGAGGCCGTGACCATTCCGCCGCGGCCGAGCGACGGCGGGTACGCGCGGACGGACCGGCGGTTGCAGCGCGAGGTCCCCGACTACGCGGCGACGCTGATGAAGCACTCCGCGCTTTCGTCCCGTCCGGAAGGGACTTCCTCCCCTGACCGTGCTCATCGCGGCTGAGCGACGGTGGAATGAGTCACCGGTCTGAGGTGGCGGGAACGGAGACATGTCGTGACGGGAACGACAGCCCGCGCCGCGGTGGTGGTCGGTGTCGACGAATCGGAGGCGGCTTTGGCCGCCGCCCGGTGGGCGGCGGAAGAAGCGGTGCGCCGGGATTGCGTGCTCCGGCTGTTCCACGCCGGGCTGTTCGACACGGCCGACCTCAGCGGCCGCGAACGGTCGTGGGAAGAACCGCTGCTGCTGGAGCGTGCCCGCCGCTGGATCCAACGAGCCGCGCAGGTCGCGCAGGAGGCCGCGCCGGGCGTGCGTATCGAGTACCTGGTCCGGCTCGGGCTCGCCGCCGACTTGCTCGTCGGGCTGTCGGACGAGGCAGCGCTGATCGTGCTGGGTTCGCACGGAATCGGCGGGCTGCGGGGAGCCGCGATCGGGTCGGTGGCGTTGCGAGTCGCCGCGAGCGCGCGCTGCCCCGCGGTGATCGTGCGCGGCCGCGACAAGCAGGGCGGGCCGGTGGTCGCGGGTGTTGTCGGTGATGGTGACGGTCGCACGCTGAAGTTCGCGGTCGAGGCCGCCCGCGACCGCCAGGTGCCGCTGATCTTGGTGCACGCGTGGCACGGGGGACGGCTCGACGATCCGGAACTGGTCAAAGCGGCCGCGGAGGGCGAAGAGCGAGCGCTCCGACGCCGGGGCGACGACCTGGCACGGACCGGTCCCGGTGTCACGATCCTGGCTCGGGCAATCCGCGAACGCTCGGCTGCGCGCGCGTTGCTGGGTTTCGAGGACGCCCAGTTGCTCGTGATCGGCAGTCGCGGCCGGGGGTCGGTCTCGGGCGGTCTGCTCGGCTCGACCGGGAACCGGTTGCTCGCTCATGCGATGTGCCCGGTCGCCGTCGTTCATTGAGACATCAGGAGGAGAGCCGTGCGCGCACGGGACATCATGACGCGGCCGGTGGTCGTGTTCGGGCCGGCGACGCCGGTGCGGGAGGCGATCGTGCTGCTCATGGAGCACGGCATCGCCGCGTTGCCCGTGGTCGACGAGGAAAACCGCGTCGTCGGTTCGTTCACGGAGGCCGACGCGCTGAGCGGGGTGCTGACCGGAGAGCCGGTCGCGCCGGGCCGGCTCGTGGAATCCGTGATGACCAGGCTGGTCGTCGTGGTCGAGCTTGACACCGATGTCAGCGACATCGCCGCCCGCATGCTCGTCGACCGGCTGCGCAGCATCCCGGTCGTCGACGCGGGCGGTCTGGCGGGGATTGTCAGCCGGCGAGACCTGCTGCGCCCGCTCGTGCGGCACGACGACGCCATCGCCGCGCAGGTCCGTGGCTTGTTCAAGGACTACACGGGGCACCGCGACCTGTGGTCTGTCTCCGTCATTGCAGGTTTGGTGACTGTCCGCGGCACCTTCGCCGACGAAGCCGAACGAGGGCTCGTCGCCGCTCTCGCGAAAACGGTCGAGGGCGTCACCGCGGTGGAACTTGCCGGCAAGAACTGACTTGTGCGGCCGCGATTCCCGCCGCCGAACCTGATCTCGAGGAGGAGTGATGCACGCACGACCCGGCGACTGGCTCGTAGTGAAGGGAGTTCGAGTCGACCTGCCCGAACAGCGGGGCCTGATCTTCGCCGTCGGAGGGCCGGACGGCACCCCTCCGTTCAGCGTCCGTTGGCCGGCCGACGACCACGTGTCGATCGTGTTCCCCGGCCCGGACGCCATCGTCCTGACCGAAGCGGAGATCACCGCGCGTGACGAAGACGACCGTGCGCGGTTCGAGCGGTTGCGGGTGCTGCGACAGTCGGGCGAAGGTGCGCACAGTGTCCCGGCGTGACGACCGCGTGGTGCTGGCCGGCGTGGACGGTTCGGCTTCGGCCCTGCACGCTGCGGTCTGGGCAGCCGAGGTGGCTGTGCGCCGGGGCGCGGTGCTGAGACTCGTGCAGGCGTACGTGGTTCCCTCGCCGGGAGTCTCGGGCATGGCTGTGACAGCCGTGCGCGAAGGCTTCCGGTCCCTCGCCGAGTCGGGCGTGGCCGAGGCCGAGGGGGCCGTGCTGGCGAAGTGGCCGTCGGTGCGGATCGAGCGGGCCGTCGTGGAGGGCGGTCGGGTGGGCGTCCTGCTGCGAGAGTGTGCGGACGCCGAAGTGGTGGTGCTGGGCTCGCGCGGGCTGGGCGGGTTCACCGGGCTTCTGATCGGCTCGACCGCGGTCTCACTCGCCGCCCACGCGCCGTGCCCGGTCGTCGTGGTGCGCGGGCGTCGGCCGGACGACCCGCCGCCGGTGGCCGGCCCGGTGCTTGTCGGGCTCGACGGGTCTCCCGACAGCAACGACGCTCTGGGTTACGCGTGCGAAGAAGCCGCGGCTCGCGGCACCGCACTCGTGGCGGTGCACACCTGGAACGAGATCACGCCGGAGGGAAAGTTGCGGGCAGCGGGCACCCGCCCGGAGGACG
Protein-coding regions in this window:
- a CDS encoding ATP-binding protein — encoded protein: MAGTVLMVPTWRLRDFHDDDLDRAIQLWDQDRQADDSPPVFPISEVMAATRTGVVVVAVVGDDLVGMAVAQAQGERAWITGVSLERRWRNRGIGSSLIGELERRLREHGIRRISALLPPGATGTVALENSGYPARPGLIFYEKVEHLGASDAGLLAELGGRVLPRGLWTDLAGMEREKETIERRIVLPLAKPVLADRYGVVQPKAVILFGPPGTGKTSFAKAVASRLEWPFVELFPSRLASSGAGGLATSLRDTFADLADLEAVVLFIDEVEEIAGVRSGLAVDPGHGVTNELLKLIPGFRDHDDRLLICATNSVRSLDPAFLRPGRFDYVLPVGPPDPAARAAIWRRYLGPAAGGVELERLVAASEMFTPADIEFAARKGAQAAFERDVVHGRGAPAGTEDYLAAVADTRPTLTEQALTEFREDIARYVRM
- a CDS encoding isocitrate lyase/phosphoenolpyruvate mutase family protein encodes the protein MTSTGDKATLLQELHAAPELLLVVNVWDAITAKVVAETPGTKALATPSHGIAASRGYPDGEKIPRDEMIAEVALIVRVAGDLPVTADLEAGYGDPGGTVARAIDVGAVGCNLEDQMKPLADSVKAVEAAVAAAQNSGVDFVLNARTDAFLKAGDRDPDEVLADAIARGRAYLAAGASNFFVPGLLDEDQVARLVDALGERKVNLIGIPGSIPLARAQELGVSRVSYGPWSQNVALTALAKLAEDVYAGGGLPSDTRKLN
- a CDS encoding AAA family ATPase; this encodes MLRDRHRERVEFDRLVDAVRAGQSRVLVVRGEPGVGKTALLEYAAEVARGCRVMRAAGAQAEAELAFAGLHQVCAPMLAGLARLPGPQRVALETVLGMGRSDRQPDRFLVGLAVLSLLAEAAHERPLVCLVDDTQWLDQASVQALVFVARRLSAESVGMVFAVREPQETGELARLPDLVVGGLPAEEARELLSSALGPLDPEVRDRVVAETRGNPLALLELPRGLSPAELAGGFGLPSIEGLPNRIEESFHRRLAPLPAETRLLLLVAAAEQSGEPVLLWRAAQRLGIRITAAAPAKETGLVSFDPQAWFRHPLVRSAVYRAASSEDRRRVHAALGAVTDAEQDPDRRAWHRAHAAAGPDEMVAAELENSAGRAQARGGVAAAAAFLERATRLTPDPVQRAERALGAAQAKQQAGAPDAALELLATVEAGPPDEFRRARCELLRAQIALVTRRGRDTPRLLLEAATRLAPLDARLSRDTFLGALEAAAFAGPLASGGGIREVAEAARAAPPAPEPPRPLDLLLDGLILQITEGYAAAVAPLKRALAAFRSPDLAPEDALRWTWFALVTARNLWDDETFDVLTRRHVEIARDTGTLAALPLALQTRVSAQVVDGELTEVAPLLEESAAAAEATGIELPPYGGLLLRAWQGRETEFHDLSEPVVAGAAARGEGIALAATAWTSVVLYLGLARYDDALGAAQRLIESDNPGQRFVSQWGAAELIEAAVRTGTRDAGAETWAWFSPLLRAAGTDWALGVEARSRALLADGPGAEHAYRDAIEHLGRTRVRPELARAHLLYGEWLHHERRRGDARDQLRTAHDLFTTMGMAGFAERAARALHTTGATVRTHRTETDTTLTAQETQIARLVQDGHTNPEIAERLFLSPRTVESHLTRIYDKLRSPPPSPPVPPSPPLPPAT
- a CDS encoding nitroreductase codes for the protein MTSEADPAPGPRGGAWTGAEVEVLGRAVLRAPSVHNTQPWTVEPVGRAVVLRERTDVALPRHDPDRRDLVMSCGAALANLELAVRVLGRRADVTILPDTAHPEVVARIDATVPAQPSDADLRRFSATTTRRSQRARFTGTPVGRRLAEQVARAAVTTGAQAVPLPDAGELAALFDHAARAIRDDGAYQREIALWTIRDEASHRHGAGLGRTVVPGGEFPWAGLVRRTTDLPELPVLRSRLAGETFLLFLTTDDGRADHVHAGYALEQCWLEAIARGLAVAVLTQPLHVPEVRSALCEDRGLPGFPQALMRLGRTSRIAPPSVRRGLGEVLIGQRGSES
- a CDS encoding universal stress protein; translation: MIDHMVVGVDGSEPAAVAARWAAREAAWWHTSLTVLTVCGVDGPSVGGAEWRAAKEALVLEVARTTRDELAVAEPGVSITTEASGAGVEAALRQASQSALLLVLGPPTGTLSGLLAGSPDADLIARAGCPVAIVRGSGATRVDGPVIVGVDGSPTSDAAIGWAFEEASRRHTRLVALHAWQDSCSGRPFGESHATPLIDVGEAEERALAQRLAGRRERFPDVDVELVVERDRPSDRLIEYGKDAAVVIVGSRGRGGFTGMVLGSTTHALLHHADCPVLVVSRERNGQTSTGEER